The Streptomyces sp. NBC_01775 genome includes a region encoding these proteins:
- a CDS encoding FadR/GntR family transcriptional regulator → MSDGAQFRQVAPVRLYQRIVEQIEQAIAQGDLKPGQRLPTERELVTQFGASRPTVREALRVLESNGLVRSRPGDPNGPEILPFSSAGLTKEMTRLVQFDNMSMAELISFRMILDGSASLLAARLRSEEELSSMERTLAVMSDAIEAGYEEFSKADVAFHEAVAVASRNSLIEVCNQVVRGAVLSLISDKVAHAPNSTALMRESLHHHQEVFEAVRVRDGLAAARISRRKLYDYYAGYVPEDEQGPLLALVDDEES, encoded by the coding sequence TTGAGTGACGGGGCACAGTTCCGGCAGGTCGCGCCAGTACGGCTCTACCAGCGCATCGTCGAGCAGATCGAGCAGGCGATCGCGCAAGGTGACCTGAAACCCGGTCAGCGCCTGCCGACCGAAAGAGAGTTGGTGACGCAGTTCGGGGCGAGCCGGCCCACAGTGCGGGAGGCCCTGCGCGTGCTGGAGAGCAACGGCCTCGTCCGCTCGCGCCCGGGTGACCCCAACGGCCCGGAGATTCTCCCGTTCTCGTCGGCCGGCCTGACCAAGGAGATGACCCGGCTCGTCCAGTTCGACAACATGTCGATGGCCGAGTTGATCTCGTTCCGCATGATCCTCGACGGGTCGGCGAGCTTGCTGGCGGCCCGGCTGCGGTCCGAGGAGGAGCTGTCCTCCATGGAACGGACGCTTGCCGTCATGTCGGACGCGATCGAGGCAGGGTATGAGGAGTTCAGCAAGGCGGATGTCGCATTCCATGAGGCGGTGGCCGTGGCCAGCCGCAACTCCCTCATCGAGGTCTGCAATCAGGTGGTCCGGGGAGCTGTCCTCTCACTGATCTCGGACAAGGTCGCCCATGCGCCCAACAGCACGGCGCTCATGCGGGAGTCGCTCCACCACCACCAGGAGGTGTTCGAGGCGGTCCGGGTACGGGACGGCCTTGCGGCAGCACGCATCTCGCGGCGCAAACTCTACGACTACTACGCCGGGTACGTCCCCGAGGACGAACAGGGGCCGCTGCTCGCCCTCGTGGACGACGAAGAGAGCTGA
- a CDS encoding Lrp/AsnC family transcriptional regulator gives MSALVHLDSVDLQILELLRADGRRTVRDIARLVQLSPAPVRRRITRLEESGVITGYTITTDQAKLGQGLQAVTELRFTGDTDIHDILEFASTLPEVDEVLTLTGDVDALVRLHVDNVEDLQKVVNRLRRKGVGVLQTKTLIVIDSWQRGTPVP, from the coding sequence ATGTCGGCACTCGTACATCTCGACTCGGTCGATCTGCAGATCCTGGAGCTGTTGCGAGCCGACGGGCGGCGCACCGTTCGCGACATCGCACGCCTGGTGCAGCTCTCCCCGGCGCCGGTCCGCCGGCGCATCACCCGCCTCGAGGAGTCGGGAGTCATCACCGGCTACACGATCACGACGGATCAGGCCAAGCTCGGTCAGGGCCTTCAGGCGGTCACCGAGCTGCGCTTCACGGGCGACACGGATATCCACGACATCCTTGAGTTCGCGTCGACCCTGCCGGAGGTCGATGAGGTGCTGACGCTCACCGGAGACGTGGACGCACTCGTCAGGTTGCATGTCGACAACGTCGAGGACCTGCAAAAAGTGGTCAATCGTCTGCGTCGTAAGGGTGTTGGTGTGCTCCAGACGAAGACGCTGATCGTCATCGACTCATGGCAACGCGGAACGCCCGTGCCCTGA
- the ilvN gene encoding acetolactate synthase small subunit produces MLRLDVVATPLAIARVAAILAHRQFDVVTMDVAAPVDGLRTITVEVDTADEIRLEQLVKFLNRSPEVVKVVRLSDDRSHSRYGAFVAVAFPEGRLAEAVAIARAFSAEIVEADRTRCTVFTAGERARVDALVKALSCFTIRELVMAPPLRISRPSRKGHIAVDHARTWGPS; encoded by the coding sequence GTGCTGCGACTCGATGTCGTCGCCACGCCCCTGGCGATCGCCCGGGTCGCCGCGATCTTGGCGCATCGCCAGTTCGACGTCGTCACCATGGATGTCGCCGCGCCCGTCGACGGGCTGCGGACGATCACCGTCGAGGTGGACACCGCGGACGAGATCAGGCTGGAACAGCTCGTCAAGTTCTTGAACCGGTCACCCGAGGTCGTCAAGGTCGTCCGCCTCTCCGACGACAGGTCGCACAGCCGGTACGGGGCATTCGTGGCGGTCGCCTTCCCCGAAGGCCGGCTCGCCGAAGCCGTCGCCATCGCCCGGGCGTTTTCCGCCGAGATCGTGGAAGCCGACCGGACTCGCTGCACCGTCTTCACCGCAGGAGAGCGCGCCCGTGTCGATGCCCTCGTCAAAGCGCTCTCCTGCTTCACCATCCGGGAGCTCGTGATGGCGCCGCCGCTGCGGATATCGCGCCCGTCCCGGAAGGGACACATCGCCGTGGACCACGCCCGGACCTGGGGGCCGTCATGA
- a CDS encoding thiamine pyrophosphate-dependent enzyme codes for MSTDSVAAAAPSHAGDVLQLVDPAGTLNEQTAAGMLDVTGELVRALYRDMVLGRRFDQEAYSLQRQGELGLWLMSLGQEAAQAGSIRALRDDDRVFPSYREHVAALCRGVPPTELLSQWRGSSHGSWDPERYHFHIYSLVLATQTLHAVGYAMGVRYDAGDGVVLAYFGDGASSQGDASEALNWAAVTSAPVVFFCQNNGWAISTPASKQYAAPLAERAKGFGLDAVSVDGNDVLAVYAATQRMAERVRAGGAPGLIEAHTYRMSGHSTSDDPRRYREDAELARWKAHDPVERVRLLLTARGWADEDYFATVASDAEELAVRTRRECRALPEPSLSDTFRNTLCEETEALRREREGFETFKESFL; via the coding sequence ATGAGCACGGACTCTGTCGCGGCAGCCGCGCCGTCCCACGCCGGCGACGTCCTGCAACTGGTCGATCCCGCCGGGACGCTGAACGAACAGACGGCCGCGGGCATGCTCGACGTGACCGGCGAACTGGTACGCGCGCTGTACCGCGACATGGTGCTCGGGCGCCGCTTCGACCAGGAGGCGTACTCCCTGCAACGCCAGGGTGAGCTCGGACTCTGGCTGATGTCCCTCGGGCAGGAGGCGGCACAGGCCGGTTCGATCCGCGCCCTTCGGGACGACGACCGGGTCTTCCCGTCCTACCGCGAGCACGTGGCGGCCCTGTGCCGCGGTGTCCCGCCGACGGAACTGCTGTCGCAGTGGCGTGGTTCGAGCCATGGCTCGTGGGACCCCGAGCGCTATCACTTCCACATCTACAGCCTTGTGCTGGCAACGCAGACCCTGCACGCGGTCGGCTATGCGATGGGTGTCCGCTACGACGCCGGCGACGGCGTCGTGCTCGCCTACTTCGGTGACGGCGCGTCCAGCCAGGGGGACGCCAGCGAGGCCCTCAACTGGGCGGCGGTGACGTCGGCACCCGTCGTGTTCTTCTGCCAGAACAACGGATGGGCGATCTCGACACCCGCGAGCAAGCAGTACGCCGCCCCGCTGGCGGAACGTGCGAAGGGCTTCGGACTCGACGCGGTGTCCGTGGACGGCAACGACGTACTGGCTGTCTACGCCGCCACACAGCGCATGGCCGAGCGGGTCCGGGCCGGTGGAGCACCCGGGCTCATCGAGGCGCACACCTACCGCATGTCCGGACACAGCACCTCGGACGATCCCAGGCGCTACCGCGAGGATGCGGAGCTCGCCCGGTGGAAGGCCCACGACCCGGTGGAGCGCGTGCGCCTGCTGCTCACGGCGCGCGGCTGGGCCGACGAGGACTACTTCGCCACGGTCGCCTCCGACGCCGAAGAACTCGCGGTGCGGACGCGCCGGGAGTGCCGTGCCCTTCCGGAGCCGTCCCTGAGCGACACCTTCCGCAACACCCTGTGCGAGGAGACCGAGGCGCTGCGACGCGAGCGCGAAGGCTTCGAGACTTTCAAGGAGTCCTTCCTGTGA
- a CDS encoding alpha-ketoacid dehydrogenase subunit beta: MTAAATPAGKDAEGKATTTTLGRALNEGLRQAMRDEERVVLLGEDIASLGGVFRVTDGLAAEFGDRVVDTPLAESGIIGTAIGLALRGYRPVCEIQFDGFVYPAFDQIVSQLAKMRARSRGLLRLPVTIRIPVGGGIGAVEHHSESNEAYFCHTAGLRVVACGHPQDAYDMLRAAIACDDPVIFYEPKRRYWDRAEVDLGRPVDSGTLGRARVLREGSDVTVAAYGPTVAVALNAAEIAAAEGRSLEVLDLRSLSPLDATELRRSASKTGRVVVVHEAPVNVGLGAEIAATVMEHCFYDLEAPVERVGGYNVPYPPARAEGDYLPDLDRVLDAVDRVCAS; the protein is encoded by the coding sequence ATCACCGCCGCGGCCACTCCGGCTGGCAAAGACGCCGAGGGCAAGGCCACCACGACCACGCTCGGACGCGCGCTGAACGAGGGCCTGCGGCAGGCGATGCGCGACGAGGAGCGGGTGGTTCTGCTGGGCGAGGACATCGCCTCGCTGGGCGGGGTGTTCCGGGTGACCGACGGGCTGGCCGCCGAGTTCGGCGACCGCGTCGTGGACACCCCGCTGGCCGAGTCGGGGATCATCGGAACGGCGATCGGCCTTGCCCTGCGGGGGTACCGGCCGGTGTGCGAGATCCAGTTCGACGGTTTCGTCTACCCCGCCTTCGACCAGATCGTCAGCCAGCTGGCGAAGATGCGGGCACGGTCCCGCGGGCTGCTGCGGCTTCCCGTCACCATCCGGATCCCGGTGGGGGGCGGGATCGGCGCGGTCGAGCACCACAGCGAGTCGAACGAGGCGTACTTCTGCCACACGGCCGGGCTGCGCGTCGTCGCGTGCGGCCATCCCCAGGACGCGTACGACATGCTCCGCGCCGCGATCGCGTGCGACGACCCCGTCATCTTCTACGAGCCGAAGCGCCGCTACTGGGACCGGGCCGAGGTCGACCTCGGCCGCCCCGTGGACAGCGGCACGCTGGGGCGCGCCCGGGTCCTGCGCGAGGGCTCCGACGTCACCGTGGCCGCGTACGGGCCCACGGTCGCGGTCGCGCTCAACGCCGCCGAGATCGCCGCCGCCGAGGGCCGTTCGCTGGAGGTCCTGGACCTGCGCTCGCTGTCGCCGCTCGATGCCACCGAACTGCGCCGCTCGGCGTCGAAGACGGGGCGCGTCGTGGTCGTGCACGAGGCGCCCGTCAACGTCGGTCTGGGCGCTGAGATCGCCGCGACGGTCATGGAGCACTGCTTCTACGACCTTGAGGCCCCCGTGGAACGGGTCGGTGGCTACAACGTCCCCTATCCGCCGGCGCGGGCCGAAGGTGACTACCTTCCCGACCTCGACCGGGTTCTCGACGCCGTCGACCGGGTGTGTGCCTCCTGA
- a CDS encoding dihydrolipoamide acetyltransferase family protein, producing MLVTRHFHLPDVGEGLTEAEILDWRVGPGDAVGVNDTIVEIETAKAVVELPSPYAGTVTELLCPAGEAVAVGAPIIAFEVEDDSAQQAEIEPDTTPQEPVGAPGQDGPPPAPAREPVLVGYGPAHAQTARRPRKRKPEPPAVTPFLPSTRKALATPPVRKLARDLGVDLSLVTATGPSGRITREDVHRLAEKQATAPNAPKLPGDRADNVTRTPIRGVRKHTAEAMVKSAFTAPHVTEWVTVDVTRSLKLLKRARADKAFEGVRLTPLCLVIKAALTAIARHPGINAKWDAAAGEIVQYPDVGLGIAAATPRGLIVPNIAAAQRLSLSEIALALTDLIDQARAGKTPPERMRNGTFTITNIGVFGIDGGTPILNPGEAAILCFGQVRRTPWEHKGHIRLRDTATLTMSFDHRLVDGELGSLVLRDIARFLERPDLMVLDH from the coding sequence ATGCTCGTAACCAGACACTTCCATCTCCCCGACGTCGGCGAGGGGCTCACCGAGGCCGAGATCCTCGACTGGCGTGTGGGACCCGGCGACGCGGTCGGCGTCAACGACACCATCGTGGAGATCGAGACGGCGAAGGCAGTGGTGGAGCTGCCCAGCCCGTACGCCGGGACCGTCACCGAACTCCTCTGTCCCGCCGGCGAGGCAGTGGCCGTCGGTGCGCCGATCATCGCGTTCGAGGTCGAGGACGACAGCGCCCAGCAGGCGGAGATCGAACCCGACACCACGCCCCAAGAGCCCGTCGGTGCGCCCGGCCAGGACGGGCCGCCGCCCGCCCCCGCCCGCGAGCCCGTCCTGGTCGGCTACGGTCCGGCGCACGCACAGACAGCCCGACGCCCGCGAAAGAGGAAGCCCGAGCCACCGGCCGTCACACCTTTCCTTCCTTCCACCCGGAAAGCTCTCGCCACCCCGCCGGTGCGCAAGCTCGCCCGCGACCTCGGAGTCGACCTGAGCCTCGTGACCGCCACCGGCCCGTCGGGACGCATCACGCGCGAGGACGTCCACCGCCTCGCCGAGAAGCAGGCCACCGCGCCGAACGCCCCAAAGCTCCCCGGTGACCGCGCTGACAACGTGACGCGCACGCCGATTCGCGGAGTGCGCAAGCACACCGCGGAGGCCATGGTCAAGAGCGCCTTCACCGCTCCACACGTCACGGAATGGGTCACCGTCGACGTGACCCGGTCCCTCAAACTGCTGAAGAGGGCGCGTGCCGACAAGGCGTTCGAGGGTGTGCGCCTGACACCGCTGTGTCTCGTCATCAAGGCGGCGTTGACCGCCATCGCGCGGCATCCCGGGATCAACGCGAAGTGGGATGCCGCGGCCGGTGAGATCGTCCAGTACCCCGATGTCGGCCTCGGCATCGCCGCGGCGACTCCGAGAGGGCTCATCGTCCCCAACATCGCCGCGGCCCAGCGGCTCTCGCTGAGTGAGATCGCCTTGGCACTCACCGACCTCATCGACCAGGCCCGCGCCGGCAAGACGCCACCCGAGCGGATGAGAAACGGGACGTTCACGATCACCAACATCGGGGTGTTCGGTATCGACGGCGGAACACCGATCCTCAACCCTGGCGAAGCAGCGATCCTCTGCTTCGGCCAGGTGCGGCGAACGCCGTGGGAACACAAGGGACACATACGGCTGCGCGACACCGCGACGCTCACCATGTCGTTCGACCACCGCCTCGTCGACGGCGAGCTCGGTTCGCTCGTCCTGCGCGACATCGCCCGGTTCCTCGAGCGGCCGGACCTGATGGTGCTTGACCACTGA
- a CDS encoding aspartate aminotransferase family protein: protein MTLVQPELNTRAVARTYELDRRHVFHSWSAQAGLDPMVITRAEGSYIWDGEGNRLLDFSSQLVNTNVGHQHPYVVEAIADQARTLATVAPQHANDQRSEAARLICERAPGDLDRVFFTNGGADANEHAVRMARLTTGRPKVLTRYRSYHGGTQTAINLTGDPRRWPNDNGDSGVVHFFGPYLYRSHFDATTEAEECRRALAHLEQVIELEGPQTVAAILLEAVPGTAGIMLPPPGYLAGVRELCDRHGIVLIVDEVMTGFGRTGSWFVCDDEGVVPDLLTFAKGVNSGYVPLGGVVMGERIAEHFAHRPYPGGLTYSGHPLACAAAVAAITVMERDGIIDNARRIGTDVIGPELDRLAEKHPSVGEVRGRGVFWAVELVTDRDTRRPVAPTGGSSPVMAEAVRTAKELGMLPFANSNRLHLVPPCTVTEPEAREGLSILDQVLGRVDALVQGELEDSSR from the coding sequence ATGACCCTTGTCCAGCCCGAGCTGAACACCCGTGCCGTCGCGCGGACTTACGAGCTCGACCGCCGCCACGTCTTCCACTCCTGGTCGGCCCAGGCCGGCCTCGACCCGATGGTGATCACCCGCGCCGAGGGCTCCTACATCTGGGACGGCGAAGGCAACCGGCTGCTCGACTTCTCCTCCCAGCTGGTGAACACCAACGTCGGCCACCAGCACCCCTACGTGGTGGAAGCGATCGCCGACCAGGCCCGCACCCTGGCCACCGTCGCCCCGCAGCACGCAAACGACCAGCGTTCCGAAGCGGCCCGCCTGATCTGCGAACGCGCCCCCGGCGACCTCGACCGGGTCTTCTTCACCAACGGCGGCGCCGACGCCAACGAGCACGCCGTACGCATGGCCCGCCTGACCACCGGCCGCCCCAAGGTCCTGACCCGTTACCGCTCCTACCACGGCGGCACGCAGACCGCGATCAACCTCACCGGAGACCCGCGCCGCTGGCCCAACGACAACGGCGACTCCGGCGTGGTCCACTTCTTCGGCCCGTACCTGTACCGCAGCCACTTCGACGCGACGACCGAGGCGGAGGAGTGCCGGCGCGCGCTCGCTCATCTTGAACAGGTCATCGAGCTGGAAGGCCCGCAGACCGTCGCGGCCATCCTGCTGGAGGCCGTCCCCGGCACCGCGGGCATCATGCTGCCCCCGCCGGGCTACCTCGCCGGGGTGCGGGAGCTGTGCGACCGGCATGGCATCGTGCTCATCGTCGACGAGGTGATGACCGGGTTCGGCCGCACCGGCTCCTGGTTCGTCTGCGACGACGAGGGCGTCGTACCCGACCTGCTGACCTTCGCCAAGGGCGTCAACTCCGGCTACGTACCGCTCGGTGGCGTCGTGATGGGGGAGCGGATCGCCGAACACTTCGCACACCGCCCCTACCCGGGCGGCCTCACCTACTCCGGGCATCCGCTGGCCTGTGCGGCGGCCGTCGCCGCCATCACCGTCATGGAACGCGACGGGATCATCGACAACGCCCGCCGTATCGGCACCGATGTGATCGGCCCCGAACTCGACCGGCTCGCCGAAAAGCACCCCAGTGTCGGGGAGGTCCGGGGACGTGGGGTCTTCTGGGCCGTCGAACTCGTCACCGACCGCGACACTCGCCGGCCCGTGGCACCGACCGGGGGCAGCAGTCCCGTAATGGCCGAAGCCGTCCGCACCGCCAAGGAACTCGGCATGCTGCCGTTCGCCAATTCCAATCGCCTTCACCTCGTGCCGCCGTGCACGGTCACCGAGCCGGAGGCTCGCGAAGGACTGAGCATCTTGGACCAGGTCCTCGGCCGGGTCGATGCCCTGGTCCAGGGCGAGCTGGAGGACTCCTCCCGCTGA
- a CDS encoding CoA-acylating methylmalonate-semialdehyde dehydrogenase, with protein MTSDLACVGHWANNKAFPGTSGRAAAVTNPATGAVTREVALAHEADSRSVIEAATAAFPGWRDTSLAKRVAIVFRFRELLNQRKHELAEIITGEHGKVLSDALGEVARGQEVVEFACGIPHLLKGGFSESASTEVDVHSVRQPLGVVGIIAPFNFPAMVPMWFFPVAIAAGNTVVLKPSEKAPSAALWMAELWEEAGLPPGVFNVLQGDKAAVEELLSHRSVKAISFVGSTPIAQYVYATGTANGKRVQALGGAKNHAVVLPDADLDQAADAMVNAGFGSAGERCMAISAVVAVGGVADELVAKIAERARDIRTGDGTQGCDMGPLVTAAHRDRVASYVEKAAQAEEGGASLVVDGRQVRADGGRDGFWLGPTLIDHVTTDMSCYTDEIFGPVLSVLRVESYDEALELINSNPYGNGTAIFTNDGGAARRFQNEVEVGMVGINVPIPVPMAYYSFGGWKNSLFGDTHAHGTEGVHFFTRGKVVTTRWRAPSQAGLNLGFPQTA; from the coding sequence GTGACCAGCGATCTTGCCTGTGTCGGGCATTGGGCCAACAACAAGGCGTTCCCCGGCACGAGTGGACGTGCCGCCGCGGTGACCAATCCGGCGACCGGCGCGGTGACGCGCGAGGTGGCCCTGGCCCACGAGGCGGACTCCCGCTCCGTGATCGAGGCGGCCACTGCCGCTTTTCCGGGCTGGCGGGACACGTCACTGGCCAAGCGCGTCGCGATCGTCTTCCGCTTCCGCGAGCTGCTCAACCAGCGCAAGCACGAGCTTGCCGAGATCATCACCGGTGAGCACGGCAAGGTCCTGTCCGACGCGCTGGGCGAGGTCGCCCGCGGCCAGGAGGTGGTGGAGTTCGCCTGTGGCATTCCGCACCTGCTCAAGGGCGGTTTCAGCGAGAGCGCCTCGACGGAGGTGGACGTGCACTCGGTCCGGCAGCCGCTCGGGGTCGTCGGCATCATCGCGCCGTTCAACTTCCCCGCGATGGTGCCCATGTGGTTCTTCCCCGTAGCCATCGCGGCCGGCAACACCGTCGTGCTCAAGCCGAGCGAGAAGGCCCCCTCGGCCGCGCTGTGGATGGCCGAGCTGTGGGAGGAGGCGGGGCTGCCCCCGGGCGTCTTCAACGTGTTGCAGGGCGACAAGGCGGCGGTCGAGGAGTTGCTGTCCCACCGGTCCGTCAAGGCCATCAGCTTTGTCGGCTCCACCCCGATCGCCCAGTACGTGTACGCCACGGGCACGGCCAACGGCAAGCGGGTCCAGGCGCTGGGCGGGGCGAAGAACCACGCCGTCGTCCTGCCCGACGCCGACCTGGACCAGGCCGCCGATGCCATGGTCAACGCAGGGTTCGGATCGGCGGGGGAGCGCTGCATGGCGATCTCGGCCGTGGTGGCGGTCGGCGGCGTCGCCGATGAGCTGGTCGCGAAGATCGCCGAGCGGGCCCGCGACATCAGGACCGGCGACGGCACCCAGGGCTGCGACATGGGGCCGCTGGTGACCGCCGCGCACCGCGACCGGGTGGCCTCCTACGTCGAGAAGGCAGCCCAGGCGGAGGAGGGCGGCGCGAGCCTGGTCGTGGACGGCCGCCAGGTACGGGCGGACGGCGGCCGGGACGGATTCTGGCTCGGCCCCACGCTGATCGACCACGTCACCACCGACATGAGCTGCTACACGGACGAGATCTTCGGGCCCGTCCTGTCCGTCCTGCGGGTGGAGTCCTACGACGAGGCCCTCGAACTGATCAATTCCAACCCGTACGGCAACGGGACGGCGATCTTCACCAACGACGGCGGTGCCGCCCGCCGCTTCCAGAACGAGGTCGAGGTCGGCATGGTCGGCATCAACGTGCCGATCCCGGTACCGATGGCCTACTACAGCTTCGGCGGCTGGAAGAACTCCCTGTTCGGGGACACCCACGCGCACGGCACCGAGGGCGTGCACTTCTTCACCCGGGGCAAGGTCGTCACCACGCGCTGGCGGGCCCCCAGCCAGGCAGGCCTCAACCTCGGCTTCCCGCAGACCGCCTGA
- a CDS encoding PucR family transcriptional regulator gives MQPTVREVLQLSALATGRPRVVGGRDHLDHPVRWVHSSDLPDLTDLLEGGELVLTTGPTLANGAPRAEAYLSMLAAQGVAGLVIELGTHLTAVPEHLGAFADSLSLPVVTLTERTRFVEVTQQVHRLIVADQYEEVEFARTTHEVFTSLNMSRASTTDIVTRAAQTLGAPLVLEDLSRHVLAFCALDTSTTALLDQWADRSRLHDAAAGHADAPAWSAVPVGVGSERWGRLVLPTQASDPSRARMVLERAAQSLQLHRMIQQERDALVVQALGGLLDDLLSARFNEGDDEKEAMARATALGLTPSSRYAPLSVRIPQRPGTDALAQGEADRRLLTAVRQSAAAVGGSAIASIRREGTVSAIISCLPKGADRTLDAVCRGLRDRLTGRSGTEGWAAGTAPASASLIGAAHGLTEAEHVADVGLTMPEAHRLYRSTDVRLRGLVALLRGDHRLQAFAETELGRLLDHDARTGENLLALLRTHLDCSGSKTHTARLTGLSRPTLYSRLRTLERILGVSLESAESRTSLHTALMIIDAR, from the coding sequence ATGCAGCCGACCGTCCGGGAAGTCCTCCAGCTGTCCGCCCTGGCCACCGGGCGGCCACGCGTCGTCGGCGGTCGCGACCACCTCGACCATCCGGTCCGGTGGGTGCACAGCAGCGATCTCCCCGACCTCACCGATCTGCTGGAGGGCGGAGAACTCGTCCTGACCACCGGCCCCACGCTGGCCAACGGCGCGCCCCGGGCCGAGGCCTACCTGAGCATGCTGGCCGCGCAAGGTGTGGCCGGCCTCGTCATCGAGCTCGGCACCCACCTCACAGCCGTGCCGGAACACCTGGGAGCTTTCGCCGACTCCCTCTCGCTGCCCGTGGTGACCCTGACCGAGAGAACCCGTTTCGTCGAGGTCACCCAGCAGGTGCACCGGCTGATCGTGGCCGACCAGTACGAAGAGGTCGAGTTCGCCCGCACCACCCACGAGGTCTTCACCTCGCTCAACATGTCCCGGGCCTCCACCACGGACATCGTCACGCGCGCGGCGCAGACCCTGGGCGCCCCGCTGGTCCTGGAAGACCTCAGCCGGCACGTGCTGGCCTTCTGCGCCCTGGACACCTCGACCACAGCGCTCCTGGACCAGTGGGCCGACCGCTCCCGCCTCCACGACGCGGCGGCCGGCCACGCGGACGCCCCCGCCTGGTCGGCCGTCCCGGTGGGCGTCGGCTCGGAGCGCTGGGGCCGGCTCGTCCTGCCCACCCAGGCCTCCGATCCGTCCCGCGCCCGTATGGTCCTGGAACGCGCGGCGCAGTCCCTCCAGCTGCATCGGATGATCCAGCAGGAGCGCGACGCCCTCGTGGTCCAGGCACTCGGCGGCCTCCTCGACGACCTGTTGAGCGCCCGCTTCAACGAGGGGGACGATGAAAAAGAGGCCATGGCCCGCGCGACCGCCCTCGGCCTCACCCCCAGCAGCCGGTACGCCCCGCTTTCCGTCCGCATCCCCCAGCGCCCCGGCACCGACGCACTGGCACAGGGCGAGGCCGACCGGCGGCTCCTGACCGCCGTCCGCCAGTCAGCCGCCGCCGTCGGCGGCAGCGCCATCGCCTCCATCCGCCGCGAGGGAACCGTCTCGGCGATCATCTCGTGCCTGCCCAAGGGAGCCGACCGGACGCTGGATGCCGTGTGCAGAGGGCTGCGGGACCGCCTGACCGGCCGGAGCGGCACCGAAGGCTGGGCCGCAGGCACCGCCCCCGCCTCCGCCAGCCTCATCGGCGCCGCACACGGTCTCACCGAGGCGGAACATGTTGCCGACGTCGGCCTGACCATGCCCGAAGCGCACCGTCTCTACCGGTCGACCGACGTACGTCTACGCGGACTTGTCGCACTGCTCCGTGGCGACCACCGCCTCCAGGCCTTCGCGGAGACCGAACTGGGCCGCCTGCTCGACCACGACGCCCGCACGGGCGAGAACCTCCTGGCCCTCCTGCGCACCCACCTGGACTGCTCCGGCTCCAAGACACACACCGCCCGCCTCACGGGCCTGAGCCGCCCCACCCTCTACAGCCGCCTGCGCACCCTGGAACGCATCCTGGGCGTCTCCCTCGAGTCCGCCGAGTCACGTACTTCGCTCCACACCGCGCTCATGATCATCGATGCCCGCTGA
- a CDS encoding quinone oxidoreductase family protein: protein MRRVRYEVSGGPEVLFTEEAPVPVPGPGELLVRTEAVGVTLPTVRKVREGAEPVPLSGEVAGTVAAVGEGVTGFAVGDRVTGLCFSHAYAELALIHQAMASAIPDRATSVDAVALVRSGLVARGAYEAGRPQPGDAVLVTAAASAVGTLALQYAKAGGASRVIAAISSADKAEFVRALGADEVVLYGNESWGDPVDMVIDGVGGELLGPAVRALAPSGRLVAYSSGGGTVDAYELLIRSASAIGFQMAAIARGEPEVYARWLDELWERHRNRTLCPRVSAEIPLAEAARAHEIIHSRRNLGKVVLVPRG, encoded by the coding sequence ATGCGTCGTGTTCGCTATGAGGTCAGCGGTGGCCCCGAGGTTCTCTTCACCGAGGAGGCCCCCGTTCCGGTACCCGGGCCGGGTGAGCTGCTCGTCCGTACCGAAGCGGTCGGTGTCACGCTGCCGACCGTACGAAAGGTGCGCGAGGGCGCCGAGCCCGTCCCGCTCAGCGGCGAGGTAGCAGGCACCGTCGCCGCCGTCGGTGAAGGCGTCACCGGTTTCGCCGTGGGCGACCGCGTCACCGGGCTCTGCTTCTCCCACGCCTATGCCGAACTGGCCCTCATCCACCAGGCGATGGCCTCCGCCATTCCCGACCGGGCGACCAGCGTCGACGCGGTGGCCCTGGTCCGCAGCGGCCTGGTGGCACGCGGCGCCTACGAGGCCGGCCGCCCCCAACCCGGCGACGCCGTCCTGGTTACCGCAGCGGCCAGTGCGGTCGGTACCCTCGCACTGCAGTACGCGAAGGCAGGCGGGGCCTCCCGCGTGATCGCGGCCATCAGCAGTGCGGACAAAGCGGAGTTCGTCCGCGCACTCGGCGCCGACGAGGTCGTGCTCTACGGGAACGAGTCCTGGGGCGATCCGGTCGACATGGTCATCGACGGGGTCGGCGGAGAACTCCTCGGCCCCGCGGTGCGCGCACTGGCCCCCAGCGGCCGTCTGGTCGCCTACAGCTCGGGCGGCGGCACGGTCGACGCGTACGAACTGCTCATCCGGAGCGCCTCGGCCATCGGCTTCCAGATGGCGGCCATCGCCCGGGGCGAGCCCGAGGTGTACGCGCGCTGGCTCGACGAGCTGTGGGAACGCCACCGCAACCGCACGCTGTGCCCCCGCGTATCCGCTGAGATCCCGCTCGCCGAAGCGGCGCGAGCCCACGAGATCATCCACTCCCGCCGCAACCTCGGCAAGGTCGTTCTGGTCCCCCGGGGCTAG